Proteins encoded within one genomic window of Spiroplasma endosymbiont of Agriotes lineatus:
- the rpoE gene encoding DNA-directed RNA polymerase subunit delta produces the protein MNNSLVDLAYEFLIKLKRAGFKEIYNYVKIAKETPIEVEAKEMVNLYTDMVLDNRFLLIQDNEWGLRQDYKFDEIKKQIEFLFAINDDIDSKELEITEIIDEVDDAFEESIDNEDELEVDNEEEEEEDEVDWDEIEKEMEENN, from the coding sequence ATGAATAATTCTCTAGTTGATCTGGCATATGAATTTCTTATTAAACTAAAACGCGCTGGTTTTAAAGAAATTTATAATTATGTTAAGATTGCCAAGGAAACACCAATTGAAGTCGAAGCAAAAGAAATGGTTAATTTATATACTGATATGGTATTGGATAATCGTTTTTTGTTAATTCAAGATAACGAATGAGGATTACGACAAGATTATAAGTTTGATGAAATTAAAAAACAAATAGAGTTTTTATTTGCTATTAATGATGATATTGACTCTAAAGAATTAGAAATTACTGAAATTATTGATGAAGTTGATGATGCTTTTGAAGAAAGTATTGATAATGAAGATGAATTAGAAGTTGATAACGAAGAAGAAGAAGAAGAAGATGAAGTTGATTGAGATGAAATTGAAAAGGAAATGGAAGAAAATAACTAG
- a CDS encoding HD domain-containing protein, translated as MMSQWMVRDSIYGNINVQESVIIALINSKEFQRLRRILQLGGGQFVFPSAVHNRFSHSLGVYYLIDKIFKNSSFDNVSNEEKTLTKIAGLLHDLGHGPFSHSFEKVSPINHEQWTIAIIQNEQSQINQVLKAFNIDVQAVCQIIVKNHPNKILLSLVSSQLDCDRMDYLLRDSYYTGVEYGNFDIDWIMENLRIVNNEIVYDEKALFAIENYLLGRYHMYWQIYNHKVGISFDYLLVNIFKRLKYLFTKNFKFKTDISLVELLLQENNPEQLNVSHYLQLDDYSLMGFFSLLAKEEDNILQDLTDRIVDRRFFKLITNVSANDLKNYQKLLVAGNYDLDYYLIIEEFNQPTLYQQDLMEQPIKLINKNDVVFNLEKKSKLINTNEQSSKQVESQQYVLLPKEVLVQT; from the coding sequence ATGATGAGTCAATGAATGGTTCGCGATAGTATTTATGGTAATATTAATGTTCAAGAATCAGTTATTATTGCTTTAATTAATAGTAAAGAGTTTCAACGCTTAAGAAGAATTTTACAATTAGGTGGTGGACAATTTGTTTTTCCTAGTGCTGTTCATAATCGTTTTAGTCATTCATTAGGAGTTTATTATTTAATTGATAAAATTTTTAAAAATTCTAGTTTTGATAACGTATCTAATGAAGAAAAAACTTTAACAAAAATTGCTGGTTTATTACATGATTTAGGGCATGGTCCTTTTTCTCATAGTTTTGAAAAAGTTTCGCCAATTAATCATGAACAATGAACAATTGCCATTATTCAAAATGAACAATCGCAAATTAATCAAGTTTTAAAAGCATTTAATATTGATGTGCAAGCTGTTTGTCAAATTATTGTTAAAAATCATCCTAATAAAATTCTTTTATCATTAGTAAGTTCCCAACTTGATTGTGATCGAATGGATTATTTGTTAAGAGATTCTTATTATACAGGTGTTGAATATGGAAATTTTGATATTGATTGAATTATGGAAAATTTACGAATTGTTAATAATGAAATTGTTTATGATGAAAAAGCATTATTTGCAATTGAAAATTATTTGTTAGGTCGTTACCATATGTATTGACAAATTTATAATCATAAGGTTGGCATTAGTTTTGATTATTTATTAGTAAATATTTTTAAACGCTTAAAATATTTGTTTACAAAAAATTTTAAGTTTAAAACTGATATTAGTTTAGTTGAACTTTTATTACAAGAAAATAATCCGGAACAATTAAATGTAAGTCATTATTTACAACTTGATGATTATAGTTTAATGGGTTTTTTTAGTTTGTTAGCTAAAGAAGAAGATAATATTTTGCAAGATTTAACAGACCGCATTGTTGATCGAAGATTTTTTAAATTAATTACTAATGTTAGCGCTAATGATTTAAAAAACTATCAAAAATTGTTAGTTGCAGGAAATTATGATTTAGATTATTATTTAATTATTGAAGAATTTAATCAGCCAACATTATATCAGCAAGATTTAATGGAACAACCAATTAAATTAATTAATAAAAATGATGTAGTATTTAATTTAGAAAAAAAATCTAAATTAATTAATACTAATGAACAAAGTAGTAAACAAGTTGAAAGCCAACAATATGTATTATTACCGAAAGAAGTTTTAGTACAAACATAG
- a CDS encoding CTP synthase — protein MTKYIFITGGVVSSLGKGIASASIGHILKDSGLKVFMQKFDPYINVDPGTMNPYEHGEVFVTADGSETDLDLGHYERFIDENLTCYSSITAGKAYLEVIEKERNGDYEGKTVQVVPHLTDIIKNKIYLASTSSKADIIIGEIGGTVGDIESLPFIETIRQIRMEKGKENVLFIHAALVPFIAASGEFKTKPVQHSVKELLSLGIQPDIILARSEQKLSVQLIDKISLFCNVNRNAVFSTYDVDNIYKVPVVLYKQDILTTITSLLHLKIKHNNLKKLKLFLQKACDAKNKVITIYLVGKYIELPDAYLSVLESLKLAGYEKGVDVKVQWIDANDIDENNYEDIFKHCKGIIVPGGFGYRGIEGKILAAKYARKHHIPYFGICLGMQTALIEFAQNVCKLPDAHSEEFFPECKNPILHLIRGKNSTNHIGGTLRLGNYDINIEDKTLVSKLYKKKVVQERHRHRYEVNNDYLDLFKEKGIIFSGMYKKQSLVEIIELKNHPFFIGSQYHPEFISRPSNKPNPLFIGFIEAVIKAH, from the coding sequence ATGACAAAATATATTTTTATTACTGGGGGTGTAGTTTCTAGTTTAGGTAAGGGAATTGCTAGTGCTTCAATTGGTCATATTTTAAAAGATAGTGGATTAAAGGTTTTTATGCAAAAATTTGATCCATATATTAATGTTGATCCGGGAACAATGAATCCATATGAACATGGTGAAGTTTTTGTTACTGCTGATGGTAGTGAAACTGATTTGGATTTAGGTCATTATGAACGCTTTATTGATGAAAATTTAACTTGCTATTCATCAATTACTGCTGGTAAAGCATATTTAGAAGTAATTGAAAAAGAACGAAATGGTGATTATGAAGGTAAAACAGTTCAAGTAGTACCACATTTAACAGATATTATTAAGAATAAGATTTATTTGGCATCAACTTCTAGTAAAGCCGATATTATTATTGGTGAAATTGGAGGCACTGTTGGTGATATTGAGTCATTACCATTTATTGAAACGATTCGTCAAATAAGAATGGAAAAAGGGAAAGAAAATGTGTTATTTATTCATGCTGCTTTAGTACCATTTATTGCTGCTAGCGGTGAATTTAAAACAAAACCAGTCCAACATTCAGTTAAAGAATTATTATCGTTAGGAATTCAACCAGATATTATTCTTGCTCGTAGTGAACAAAAATTGTCAGTACAATTAATTGATAAAATTTCCTTATTTTGTAATGTCAATCGTAATGCTGTTTTTAGTACTTATGATGTTGATAATATTTATAAAGTACCAGTTGTTCTTTATAAACAAGATATTTTAACAACGATTACCTCGTTATTACATTTAAAAATTAAACATAATAATTTAAAGAAATTAAAATTGTTTTTGCAAAAAGCTTGTGATGCCAAAAATAAAGTTATTACGATTTATTTAGTTGGTAAATATATTGAATTACCGGATGCGTATTTATCTGTTTTAGAATCATTAAAGTTAGCTGGTTATGAAAAAGGCGTTGATGTTAAAGTTCAATGAATTGATGCCAATGATATTGATGAAAATAATTATGAAGATATCTTTAAACATTGTAAAGGCATTATTGTACCAGGCGGGTTTGGTTATCGCGGCATTGAAGGAAAAATATTAGCTGCTAAGTATGCTAGAAAACATCATATTCCTTATTTTGGAATTTGTTTAGGTATGCAAACGGCATTAATTGAGTTTGCCCAAAATGTTTGTAAATTGCCAGATGCTCATTCTGAAGAATTTTTTCCTGAATGTAAAAATCCGATATTACATTTAATTAGAGGAAAAAATTCAACTAATCATATTGGTGGTACATTGCGATTAGGAAATTATGATATTAATATTGAAGATAAAACACTTGTTTCTAAATTATATAAGAAAAAGGTTGTCCAAGAACGACATCGCCATCGTTATGAAGTAAATAATGACTATTTGGATTTATTTAAAGAAAAAGGAATTATTTTTAGTGGCATGTATAAAAAACAATCTTTAGTGGAGATTATTGAATTAAAGAACCATCCGTTTTTTATTGGTAGTCAATATCACCCTGAATTTATATCGCGACCTAGCAACAAACCAAATCCATTATTTATTGGATTTATTGAAGCAGTAATTAAAGCACATTAA
- the gltX gene encoding glutamate--tRNA ligase produces the protein MNKIRLRYAPSPTGYLHIGGARTAIFNYLFAKHYNGTFIVRIEDTDLERNVSDGIKSQLDNLRWLNIVIDETIDTLGNFGPYQQTERLQIYIKYANELVTNSLAYYCYCSAEKLTKVKQKQIKQGIAPSYDGKCWSLSIIDIKEKEVLGIKPSIRIRIPENRSYILNDLVRKEVIFASKDISDFVIIKSNGVATYNFAVVIDDYLMKISHVLRGEEHLSNASKQLVVYEVFNWTPPIFGHLPLIVNENRKKLSKRDGTIVQFISQYRELGYLPEALFNFFVLLGWSPPDTQEIYSISQLIAIFDENRFSKSSSWFDVNKLNWINNKYIQKLDAIAYWELCFPFLCKIYEMKAYPLVWWQEVVSLYQQELIYAQQISALVAMFIEDDIVATEIIEYLKTNDALLVINSFKQLIENLKQWDDDSINGIITMIKKELNLKGKDLLMPIRIASSKRMAGPQLVKTIKLLGQKKVMNNINEILEILNRAG, from the coding sequence ATGAACAAAATAAGATTACGCTATGCGCCAAGTCCGACAGGATATTTACATATTGGTGGTGCCAGAACAGCAATTTTTAATTATTTATTTGCTAAACATTATAATGGCACATTTATTGTACGAATTGAAGATACTGATTTAGAACGAAATGTTAGTGATGGTATTAAGTCACAATTAGATAATTTACGATGATTAAATATTGTTATTGATGAAACTATTGATACATTAGGTAATTTTGGACCATATCAGCAAACTGAGCGTTTACAAATTTATATTAAATATGCTAATGAGCTTGTTACTAATAGTTTGGCATATTATTGTTATTGTTCAGCAGAAAAATTAACAAAAGTGAAGCAAAAGCAAATTAAGCAAGGGATAGCACCAAGTTATGATGGCAAATGTTGAAGTCTTTCTATTATTGATATTAAAGAAAAAGAAGTTTTAGGAATTAAACCAAGTATTAGAATTCGAATCCCAGAAAATAGATCTTATATTCTTAATGATTTGGTACGGAAAGAAGTAATATTTGCTAGTAAAGATATTAGTGATTTTGTTATTATTAAATCAAATGGAGTTGCTACTTATAATTTTGCTGTTGTTATTGATGATTATTTAATGAAAATTAGTCATGTTTTACGAGGCGAGGAGCATTTATCTAATGCTTCGAAGCAATTAGTAGTATATGAAGTTTTTAATTGAACACCACCAATTTTTGGTCATTTACCATTAATTGTTAATGAAAATCGGAAAAAATTGTCAAAACGTGATGGGACAATTGTTCAATTTATTAGTCAGTATCGGGAATTAGGATATTTACCAGAGGCTTTATTTAATTTTTTTGTTTTATTAGGTTGATCACCACCAGACACCCAAGAAATTTATTCAATATCGCAATTAATTGCTATTTTTGATGAAAATCGTTTTAGTAAATCTAGTAGTTGGTTTGATGTTAATAAACTTAATTGAATTAATAATAAGTATATTCAAAAATTAGATGCGATTGCTTATTGAGAATTATGTTTTCCATTTTTATGTAAAATTTATGAAATGAAAGCATATCCGTTAGTTTGGTGACAGGAAGTAGTTAGTTTGTATCAGCAAGAATTAATTTATGCTCAACAAATAAGTGCTTTAGTTGCTATGTTTATTGAAGATGATATTGTGGCCACAGAAATTATTGAATATTTAAAAACTAATGATGCTTTATTAGTCATTAATAGTTTTAAGCAATTAATTGAAAATTTAAAGCAATGAGATGATGATAGTATTAATGGCATTATTACTATGATTAAAAAAGAACTAAATCTTAAAGGTAAAGACTTATTGATGCCAATTAGAATTGCTAGTTCAAAACGAATGGCAGGACCACAATTAGTAAAAACAATTAAACTTTTAGGTCAAAAAAAAGTTATGAATAATATTAATGAAATATTAGAAATACTTAATAGGGCGGGGTAA
- the ychF gene encoding redox-regulated ATPase YchF yields the protein MSLKAGIVGLPNVGKSTLFNAITNSKVETANYPFTTINPNVGIVKVPDSRLNKLEEIFRPEKVIANNFEFTDIAGLVKGASLGHGLGNKFLGHIREVDAICEVVRCFDDSNVNHIETTIDPIRDIEIINLELILADYDIVIKILQKLEKIVKNDKNSVLMKEINLLKKIKEALFDGKPIRRLELTVEEVNLIKHHSFLTNKPILYIANISEKDLVDKTNKWVEKVKDYAIAEKSQVIVVCAKTELEISSLEDNDKEEFLKSLNLETSGLDQMISKTYRTLGLSTFFTAGKKEVRAWTFKSGMEAIKCASIIHNDISRGFIKLEVYSYDDLVKYGSESAVKLSGKLRFEGKNYLVSGGDICYFRFNV from the coding sequence ATGTCTTTAAAAGCGGGAATTGTCGGATTGCCTAATGTTGGAAAATCAACATTATTTAATGCCATTACGAATTCTAAAGTTGAAACAGCAAATTATCCTTTTACAACGATTAACCCTAATGTTGGTATTGTTAAAGTACCAGATAGTAGACTTAATAAGTTGGAAGAAATTTTTCGACCTGAGAAAGTTATTGCTAATAATTTTGAGTTTACGGATATTGCGGGCCTTGTTAAAGGAGCATCATTAGGACATGGTTTAGGTAATAAGTTTTTAGGTCATATTCGTGAAGTTGATGCCATTTGTGAAGTTGTGCGTTGTTTTGATGATAGTAATGTTAATCATATTGAAACTACGATTGATCCGATTAGAGATATTGAAATTATTAATTTAGAATTAATTTTAGCAGATTATGATATCGTTATTAAAATATTACAAAAATTAGAAAAAATTGTTAAAAATGATAAAAATTCAGTTTTAATGAAAGAAATTAATTTATTAAAGAAAATTAAAGAAGCGTTATTTGATGGTAAACCGATTCGTCGTTTAGAATTAACAGTTGAAGAAGTTAATCTGATTAAACATCATAGTTTTTTAACTAATAAACCGATTTTGTATATTGCAAATATTAGTGAAAAAGATTTAGTGGATAAAACTAATAAGTGAGTTGAAAAAGTTAAGGATTATGCCATTGCTGAGAAATCACAAGTTATTGTTGTTTGTGCAAAAACAGAATTAGAAATTTCGTCGTTAGAAGATAATGATAAAGAAGAGTTTTTAAAATCATTAAATTTAGAAACATCAGGCTTAGATCAAATGATATCAAAAACATATCGGACATTAGGTTTATCAACATTTTTTACAGCTGGTAAGAAAGAGGTTCGTGCTTGAACATTTAAAAGTGGTATGGAAGCTATTAAATGTGCTAGTATTATTCATAATGATATTTCTCGTGGTTTTATTAAATTAGAAGTTTATAGTTATGATGATTTAGTTAAATATGGTAGTGAGAGTGCGGTTAAATTGTCAGGAAAGTTACGATTTGAAGGAAAAAATTATTTAGTTTCTGGTGGTGATATTTGTTATTTCCGTTTTAATGTTTAA
- the fba gene encoding class II fructose-1,6-bisphosphate aldolase — protein sequence MAKLVNPKVMLQKARKENYAIAHFNINNLEWIKAILKAVQETNSPVILGVSEGAIKYMGGVKTVYGLVTNLMDFIKVTVPVALHLDHGQTVESCISAIDAGFSSVMFDGSHHPLAENLKLTAQVVKYAHRKSVAVEAEVGTIGGEEDGVIGTGELATLDECQAMKNLAVDFLAAGINNIHGPYPENWDGLKLDLLKNISENISLPLVLHGGSGIDMEQIKQAISLGISKINVNTELQLEFQQATRQYIVAEKDQTSKGYDPRKLLNPGTVAVENKSKQLLAEFGSLGKA from the coding sequence ATGGCAAAATTAGTTAATCCAAAAGTAATGTTGCAAAAAGCGAGAAAAGAAAATTATGCAATTGCGCATTTTAATATTAATAACTTAGAATGAATTAAAGCAATTTTAAAAGCAGTACAAGAAACTAATAGTCCGGTAATTTTAGGAGTATCGGAAGGGGCAATTAAATATATGGGGGGGGTTAAAACTGTTTATGGACTGGTTACTAATCTAATGGATTTCATTAAGGTTACTGTTCCCGTGGCATTACATTTAGACCATGGTCAAACTGTTGAATCGTGTATCTCTGCAATTGATGCTGGTTTTTCTTCAGTAATGTTTGATGGTAGTCATCATCCTCTTGCTGAAAATTTAAAATTAACTGCCCAAGTAGTAAAATATGCTCATCGTAAAAGTGTTGCTGTTGAGGCCGAAGTCGGAACTATTGGTGGTGAAGAAGATGGTGTTATTGGTACTGGTGAATTAGCAACACTTGATGAATGTCAAGCAATGAAAAACTTGGCTGTTGATTTTTTAGCTGCCGGAATTAACAATATTCACGGTCCATATCCTGAAAATTGGGATGGTTTAAAATTAGATTTGTTAAAAAATATTTCTGAAAATATTTCTTTACCATTAGTGTTACATGGTGGTTCGGGAATTGATATGGAACAAATTAAACAAGCAATTAGTTTAGGAATTAGTAAAATTAATGTTAATACGGAATTACAGTTAGAATTTCAACAAGCAACAAGACAGTATATTGTTGCTGAAAAAGATCAAACTAGTAAAGGTTATGATCCACGAAAATTATTAAATCCGGGAACTGTCGCTGTTGAGAATAAATCTAAACAATTATTAGCAGAATTTGGTAGTTTAGGTAAAGCTTAA